From the genome of Biomphalaria glabrata chromosome 17, xgBioGlab47.1, whole genome shotgun sequence, one region includes:
- the LOC106076753 gene encoding uncharacterized protein LOC106076753: MELLQASACVILTVLHAVSAQTTDTPSNSSIFEEALNSTNNSSSAVISSDDDTLTTEITVTNDSAATNVTDWATNGIENDTDSSLNQTTTTMLPTTVTSKTTLSSTTSTSTQAQTSSSIQEIVNTTLRTDSTTAKGGSTTLIGCIYLMVLSAVVLGFL, translated from the exons ATGGAGTTATTGCAAGCATCAG catgTGTGATATTGACAGTGCTTCATG CAGTTTCTGCGCAGACCACTGACACCCCTTCAAACTCATCAATCTTCGAAGAAGCTCTTAATTCCACAAACAACAGTTCGTCTGCCGTGATTTCCTCTGACGATGACACTCTAACTACCGAGATTACCGTAACGAATGACTCAGCGGCGACAAATGTTACGGACTGGGCAACGAATGGGATCGAAAATGACACCGACTCCAGCCTCAACCAGACAACCACCACAATGTTACCCACCACAGTCACGAGTAAAACGACACTGAGCAGTACAACCTCAACAAGCACTCAAG CTCAAACCAGCTCGTCTATACAGGAGATAGTGAATACCACTCTTCGTACTGATAGCACAACTGCTAAAG GTGGCAGCACTACACTAATAGGCTGCATATATTTGATGGTCTTATCAGCGGTGGTGCTAGGCTTCCTGTAG